AACGAAAAAACAAAACAAGACGGTTCACACTCCAGAAGTACCACTTAATTTGAATCAAGCCACATAAAGGATAGTTTGTACAACTTGAAGAAACTCAATATTTATACAAACACATCTTGACATATGTTAGGTTGATACCCCAAGATCCTGAATGATAGAGTATCAACTATCAAGGAGAACTGATCGAGTGACACTGAGATTCTAgcattttcagtttttttgttgCGCCTTAATTTCCTCCTGATCGATATGCTAAGTAGTTCCTCCTTGACATTCCCATTCTTTTTAAACCCGTTTGCAGCATTTTAATTCCCAATAGTGAACAACATATATAGTTCTTGAACTAAGCATCCAACAACCTATAAATTAATCTTCATGATCATTTTCGCCTTCCGAATCTGTTTGATGGCAGGAATAGCTTATAAAAAAAAATCCATAAGAAGATGCTGCTgagaaataaaataaaagtaacaCCGAGGAAATGAGTAAGAAAAGGATCACTGACCGGATCGAACATCCTCACCAACATGCCCACTGGAGTGGATTTGTTTTACAAGCATCCTATAAATCAGAACCCACCAGTATATGTGAAAGACTAGAAGTGATAACAAGAGAGTGTTGAAAAGATAGTAGTATGAGGttctgtagattttattgttctgcTTGTCCAGGATCGTAGCAACTTCATAACTGAAAAAGATGCGAGATCATGAAATTGATCAACCAAATGCGATACAAAATCCAATGAAGTTAAGCTGATTTCGAATCAGGTAAAGGAACATGCTAGAGCAACCAGCAAACTGTAGTAGATGTTTACCTTGTGCTTCTTAGGATCCAGAAAGGAAAAATTATTAACCGAAGAAGGATCCACGAAGCCACAAAAACTAGAAATGCCACAACAGCTAGCCACTCGCAGCTACTGTACTTGGCCATCTTTCCCATCTCTAGGAATATATCACTTGCGTCATGAATGGCTAAAATGACAGACCCAGCACGAGATAATCTGTTTAAAGTAGCAATACCTTTAGGTTTGGCTATGTTGTGCATCATTATATGTGTATAGATGTGAAATTACACTCATCTACATACCTGCAAATGTAGGAGATAACAATCAGAACAACAGTTGCCACATGATGGCATATGGACACTCCGAAGTCCTTGCGCCTTGTTTCCCAGAATAGAAGTGCAAAGATAGAATATATGTAAAATCCGGCGGCAAACATGTATACAGCCTTAAGCTTCAGCCTAGTGAAAAAAACAATGTTGAGGACTCTTGGTAAAAGAAAAATTGCAATGAGGAACAAAAGAGATTATTTCTTTCTCTCACTTCATCTTTTGATCAGGCCACAGCTGCTCGCCAGGCCCTACCCAAAAGTATCTTGTATTTGTAAACCATGGCTCATTGTACGTTACAAATAATGCAAACAGTTCCGcggaaagaaaataaacaaatttCCAGGCTGATTCCTTAAATTTGTTAATTTTCTTTCTCCTTTCATTTATTTCAGAGAGCTTGCCATGTCTCTTTCCAAATATAAGTCGTCTTGCTAACACCTGCGAAGAGAGTAAGATGAAATAAATATAACTAGCATTGTGACCTGTGCATTTGCGCGGCCAAATTTGCAATACATATTTTCATATTTTGGGAAAAAAAATCACCTATGTTATTTCATTTGATTTGGGCTAAAGCAATATTTATATAGATAGTTATAACCAAAATGTGTAGCATCAACATACATGATTAAATTTCGGGCTTAATATTTCCATCGTTTGGATAAAGATTTGGATGTGTGCCAATAAAATACCATGGTCTATGTCCTACCATGCCAAACCACATATTCTCATACTAATCTCTACCTTTTTTTGTTCCACTTTTTCTCATTTCCGACATTTATGTTCGCACTCAATGTTTTTGTAGGATTATTCACTAACAAATCCTAAACATTAATGGCACGTAGCTGTACCGTTTGTATTGTCTTCtaatcttaatgtaattttctatATGTCATTCCAACCTAATTTAATAGAACCTCCTCTATATTTGTTTTGGCAGCTGAAAACAGTTGGAGAGGCTCCTAGTGTGTTATAGTATTAAATGATATATAGGTTACACTTTACATGTGGGGCAAAATTACATCCTAAACCACTTTGTGGTTAGGCAAAAAGACTAAACAAGAGTCAGACTAATGTTGGAAATTAAGGATGAACAAAAGATAGCAGGAAGGAGGATACAAATCCCCTATGTTATTCTTTAGCTTTATATGTGAGGAGGGAGAAGTCCTCTTTAAACCTTCTAGCCCACGAGCTCTCCGTGGGATCCACCCCACGAAAGTGTTTGCTATTCCTTTCTTTCCACAAACTCTATGAAGCACACAGGAAGATACACATGAACATGGGGCTGTTCCAGTTGGTTTTTGCACTCTCTTAGCTGAAtcttattttttgaattttctttgtACATGTTATTCCACATCAAATCTAGTTATATTTTAATCTGCCAGGAATCAGACTACTTACCTATTTGAATTTTCATTGCATGCTCAACATTATAGGTACAATCTATATTCAAGTTCCATAGCCTTATTTTATACAACAAAACAGATATTATTATCATAACCGATTGCATTGTTTGTCCATGTAATCTAATACTATATGTATCTAGTATTATTATTTTGAACAGTTCGACTCAAAACCTTCATTATCTGTGGTGAACTGCGTGTCTATAGATTCTAGCTTAAGTTCCCTAAAAAAAAAGCTTAAGATGGCAAATTTGGTGGCTTTGTTCGTACCTGTTGAATGACTATTTGCATGACTCTAATTTGTCCCAACATTGTATGA
This DNA window, taken from Triticum aestivum cultivar Chinese Spring chromosome 1D, IWGSC CS RefSeq v2.1, whole genome shotgun sequence, encodes the following:
- the LOC123163505 gene encoding ASC1-like protein 1, producing MATVVEVFMGSYSSSIPVDWEAETYPEYGDYALLPLLVAFFPALRFVLDQFIFEVLARRLIFGKRHGKLSEINERRKKINKFKESAWKFVYFLSAELFALFVTYNEPWFTNTRYFWVGPGEQLWPDQKMKLKLKAVYMFAAGFYIYSIFALLFWETRRKDFGVSICHHVATVVLIVISYICRLSRAGSVILAIHDASDIFLEMGKMAKYSSCEWLAVVAFLVFVASWILLRLIIFPFWILRSTSYEVATILDKQNNKIYRTSYYYLFNTLLLSLLVFHIYWWVLIYRMLVKQIHSSGHVGEDVRSDSEGENDHED